A genomic segment from Antedon mediterranea chromosome 6, ecAntMedi1.1, whole genome shotgun sequence encodes:
- the LOC140050913 gene encoding tyrosine-protein phosphatase non-receptor type 13-like isoform X2, protein MCDLGSTGKDLFELVVKHLDIIEHFYFGLCYIRDGEYLFLESEEKLHKVGPQSWKEEAKRRSRMSNQSFTVFFRVKFYVENPGVLRQINTRHQYYLQLRKDILEERTKCDEQAALQLASLALQAEMGDLNHSASLTRNYFLPEHYLPAYVISVMGVNEIRRKLPTMHQLHKGMIDDQAELEFLMEARKLSEFGIHFHRISQNKKEHELSLWVGICTRGVIIYDKRGKQRIPVQRHPWHLTKKIGFNRKKFVIEARDSSDKITLYTDNYKKGQYLLRLSKQQHKFQMAMRQKLNTSQQFHQEYPLDTDSFAGSLAQSVSIGYNIQDHEDSFEDGFDEDSLRDSYSRQPSLPTNGAKGEFRLNNYDKHEKDSTHEYSLTEDAQYENVREVRSRRTVPQQEFEEIDGKIVKDDEMDFDDPAYATIDSIRRERKKQNNSRDRSLENSNVQQAKVIDASIRSQLHTPFTPGLNPNETISNSLRQRLEELPMPDTPEREIITVKLQKDPELGIGVTIVGGENSRNLDLGVFIKSITPGSPAERNDQIRPGDRIISINNRSLEGVSHKGAVDMIQSARNVVKMILSQPKSLDPDFMHAIESSNDHSKESPYATIANHNTLAIDNTNQANTHKDSTKHLAPVKPKRRPESFGSQYSAAAVDLPPGPLTNGTLSKEPVVNGSNDLNNTGGVEMSEDDFDFGSDEEDEFQSDHDEVTTPENTDFEDMIPDEPRSRKPVVLQAVEKDLGKEFSSPRVPSATTGDQSMPSGSTEAVPTEDVDSEFTDDLPDNLKPGDRFNVKLKKINNSLGISVTGGVNTSVKHGGIYIKTVTKAGAADQDGQIQVGDRVISVNTEPLTNVTHKQAVEALRKAPAVTSLEIERGVPPTSATTLPPTPTPAQMAAEDKDLGAATSSSEQHIEDMTSHQTSGLTSPMSDNATPAHSTKVPNNSTVVSPQTLSHDEMSSPAFTNDEYSATVLPSGTKEKPFGIPAEDLRDDEDDSDSRISTPTIEDFGDDLSLNSDLPDLAGDNQFDKAESEDDLSRGNEENQDDDIRRRVVSPALSTQEADLLELISSPSVSRNTVLSTNQPATNTTPRSPAPELVFTSPPSSPAESEWSDTPPSSAMEEPSLLVNNATVVSTSSTLSRTGDFSIMDNMSLTGTMRSAIGEGVKVHLPDLPYVTPENTFEVDLLKGSQGLGFSIQGGKDAHKNPTIQLIRIKRIFAGQPAAESEMIEVHDVILKVNETAVHDLSHAETVSVLRSATNPVTLLLCRPSEEELDNIRLRAEESELEAKLSMSPRLTTPSPNPLLTTNNTSLFSSSPSPTKDLEDDRFDIPTPPSTSPPLTPNKDEQELDNDNDIFEVSLVKPSRGGLGFTVSGGVKTGGCYIKGVVQDPAKADGRMQKGDKILEVNGHDMTTMSHFDAVSFLRMTPKEVNIKLSRPKDSVVISEPITNSLSDSVSLPSVLSSNLPVITMERNSAGHLGLSLTLDLKGRRPGVFVSDLIPGLPADVEGSIQPGDQVHYINGKSLSGLGLLQARRELEAAAPVAKLQLTRNKEPVVGIAPVSPFVSDDEENEKYGKSDSLNASKNSTFNSTGEEKKKPEKSMSLLKPGGSLRERKKSESDIDVGELSSDSEWEDFSDDNDQLKDVDDLLASIEANRKEFQSIDNKAKNTDTKMKENTLSPSLLISPAMKTSTPAEGASSTKTTAVTSPNTFDQLKSPISPAVKTSTPLEGASSTRKTSVTSPNSFDQLKSPISQESMANISTDDDRLQSPANNWSSIDDRLLSPANKQLKFSFSEKDIANQSATQPADENTWDSSVSLSPDTPPWSPSARSPALSPTPRSLRSTSLADTDISKLDNTSQQGGILRIEFDKPASGGLGFSLIGGEKGGKTSVFIKTITPGGVAANDGRLRIGDKLLQVNGQSLVGMTHNKAISLLRRAKGTVKLSVVRPSSRPVSHMEENGADEQETHPDILSDISFGKDEVTEPGASEVTGSVMETQSALSSQGNDPIETGSHNTDSDLDSVPDLPEENGVISKARIPKVLRQFSDTDNSESWNSDTELPLENNNHTPRETPSIKIMGVITDTELQRMSLVKPPNGGVYSGRSLRMLQNAIHKAIDKEDPAEEYKQLRQLKPVDNCDVAKKPFNKDKNRYRNVLPYDKTRVVLQEVEGSDYINASHIKMKVGETGQLNYIACQGPLPNGLVDFWQMIWEQKVSIIAMVTMDVENGKVKCHRYWPSSTDSPVVVADRFEIRLDSLQTLENFDIRRMTISNLKTSEFKQVSHLNLTTWPDHGVPATSIHLLRYIKYMRKIHQMGPIVVHCSAGIGRTGTLITIDTMMNLIDRNEKFDIYDIVKELRSQRHGMIQTKDQYIFCYKAALETLKSLN, encoded by the exons ATGTGTGACCTAGGGTCAACGGGAAAGGATCTGTTTGAACTTGTTGTTAAACATCTTGATATTATTGAACACTTCTACTTTGGTCTTTGTTATATTCGTG aTGGTGAATATTTGTTTTTGGAGTCTGAGGAAAAATTACACAAAGTAGGTCCGCAATCATGGAAGGAGGAGGCAAAAAGGCGGAGTCGAATGTCAAACCAATCATTTACAGTTTTCTTTCGTGTCAAATTCTATGTAGAAAATCCAGGTGTTCTTAg ACAAATAAATACCAGACACCAGTACTACCTTCAGCTGCGGAAGGATATTTTAGAAGAAAGAACAAAGTGCGATGAGCAAGCAGCGTTACAACTCGCATCGTTGGCGTTACAAGCTGAAATGGGAGATTTAAATCACTCCGCCTCATTAACACGGAACTACTTTTTACCTGAACATTACTTGCCAGCCTACGTGATTAGCGTTATGGGTGTGAACGAGATTAGGAGGAAGCTACCCACTATGCATCAGCTTCACAAAGGAATGATCGACGACCAGGCTGAGTTGGAGTTTCTCATG GAAGCAAGGAAGTTATCAGAGTTTGGAATCCATTTCCATCGTATTTCACAGAACAAGAAAGAACATGAGTTGTCTCTGTGGGTGGGAATCTGTACAAGAGGGGTCATTATATATGACAAGAGGGGTAAACAGCGAATACCTGTACAAAGACACCCTTGGCATCTGACTAAAAAAATAGGATTCAAT CGGAAAAAGTTTGTGATCGAAGCAAGAGATTCCTCAGATAAAATAACACTTTACACAGATAATTATAAAAA AGGGCAGTATTTACTACGGTTGAGTAAACAACAACACAAATTTCAGATGGCAATGAGACAAAAACTGAACACATCTCAACAGTTCCATCAAG aatatcctTTGGATACGGATTCCTTTGCGGGATCCCTAGCTCAGTCCGTTTCCATTGGTTACAATATTCAAGACCACGAGGACAGTTTTGAGGACGGATTCGATGAAGACTCGCTCAGAGACAGTTACTCACGGCAACCGTCTCTACCAACCAATGGAGCGAAAGGTGAATTCCGACTTAACAACTACGATAAACACGAAAAGGATTCTACGCACGAGTACAGTCTCACAGAAGATGCTCAGTATGAAAATGTACGAGAGGTGCGTAGTAGGCGTACTGTTCCGCAGCAAGAATTTGAAGAAATCGATGGAAAGATTGTTAAAGATGATGAAATGGATTTTGATGATCCAGCGTATGCTACTATTGATAGTATCAGACGCGAgcgaaagaaacaaaataatagcagAGATAG ATCTCTTGAGAACAGCAACGTTCAACAGGCCAAAGTTATAG ATGCCAGTATTAGGTCTCAACTCCACACACCATTTACTCCAGGGTTGAATCCCAATGAGACAATAAGCAATTCCTTACGGCAACGTTTGGAGGAACTTCCGATGCCGGATACACCGGAGCGAGAAATCATCACAGTCAAGTTACAAAAAGATCCAGAACTTGGTATTG GAGTAACTATTGTTGGAGGTGAAAACTCTCGCAATCTAGATCTTGGTGTTTTCATCAAAAGCATAACACCAGGTAGCCCAGCGGAACGCAACGATCAAATCAGACCTGGTGACCGCATAATATCCATCAACAATCGAAGCTTAGAGGGCGTCAGTCATAAAGGAGCTGTTGACATGATACAGAGTGCTAGAAACGTTGTAAAGATGATACTCTCACAACCAAAAAGTCTTGATCCAG ATTTCATGCATGCCATTGAATCATCTAATGACCATTCAAAAGAGTCGCCATATGCGACTATTGCAAACCATAACACGCTTGCTATTGATAACACCAATCAAGCTAACACGCATAAAGACTCCACTAAACATCTAGCGCCTGTCAAACCAAAACGACGACCAGAGAGCTTCGGATCACAGTACAGCGCAGCAGCAGTCGATCTGCCACCTGGACCATTGACAAACGGTACGCTATCAAAAGAACCGGTTGTCAACGGGTCAAATGATTTGAATAATACAGGTGGTGTGGAGATGAGCGAAGATGACTTTGACTTTGGGAGTGATGAGGAGGATGAGTTTCAGAGTGACCATGATGAAGTCACTACACCAGAGAACACAGACTTTGAAGACATGATTCCTGATGAACCACGCAGTCGAAAACCAGTGGTTCTTCAGGCAGTTGAGAAAGACCTCGGTAAAGAGTTTTCCAGCCCAAGGGTGCCATCTGCCACTACTGGTGATCAATCAATGCCATCAGGTTCAACTGAGGCAGTGCCAACTGAGGATGTTGATAGTGAATTCACTGACGATCTACCTGACAATCTGAAGCCTGGGGATAGGTTTAATGTGAAATTGAAGAAGATTAATAACAGCCTTGGAATCAGTGTTACT GGTGGCGTTAACACCAGTGTGAAGCATGGAGGTATCTATATCAAGACAGTCACTAAGGCTGGGGCAGCAGATCAAGATGGCCAAATACAAGTTG GTGATCGAGTGATTAGTGTAAATACTGAACCACTGACTAATGTGACGCACAAGCAGGCTGTAGAAGCTTTACGCAAAGCTCCAGCTGTTACAAGCCTAGAAATTGAACGAGGTGTACCACCAACTAGCGCTACTACACTTCCTCCTACGCCGACACCCGCACAGATGGCTGCTGAAGACAAAg ATCTTGGAGCAGCCACGTCTAGTTCAGAACAACACATTGAAGATATGACATCACACCAGACGTCTGGTCTAACATCACCAATGTCTGACAATGCCACTCCAGCCCACTCTACTAAAGTACCAAACAACTCCACAGTTGTGTCACCACAGACGTTATCCCATGATGAGATGTCATCACCAGCCTTCACCAATGATGAGTACTCTGCCACGGTGCTGCCTTCCGGTACGAAAGAGAAACCATTTGGTATTCCTGCAGAAGATCTTAGAGATGACGAAGATGACTCCGATTCTCGTATTTCTACACCTACAATAGAAGATTTTGGAGATGATCTTTCATTGAACTCTGACCTCCCAGACTTAGCAGGTGACAATCAGTTTGACAAAGCTGAGAGTGAAGATGACCTATCAAGAGGTAATGAGGAGAACCAAGACGATGATATTCGTCGTCGTGTTGTGTCACCAGCGCTTAGCACCCAAGAAGCAGACTTACTGGAGTTAATCAGTTCACCGTCTGTAAGTCGCAATACAGTTCTATCTACAAACCAACCAGCCACTAACACGACTCCTCGTAGTCCAGCTCCCGAATTAGTTTTCACGTCCCCACCGTCAAGTCCGGCCGAAAGTGAATGGTCAGACACACCCCCCTCATCGGCAATGGAAGAGCCTTCATTATTGGTTAACAATGCTACTGTGGTGTCAACTTCATCGACTCTGAGCAGAACTGGTGACTTCTCAATTATGGACAACATGTCATTGACTGGTACAATGAGGTCAGCTATTGGTGAAGGTGTCAAAGTTCATCTTCCTGACCTTCCATATGTAACACCAG AAAATACCTTTGAAGTGGATTTATTAAAAGGCTCCCAAGGCCTAGGGTTCAGTATCCAAGGTGGCAAAGATGCCCACAAGAACCCTACCATCCAACTGATTCGAATCAAGAGGATCTTTGCAGGGCAGCCTGCAGCAGAAAGTGAGATGATTGAAGTGCATGATGTCATACTAAAGGTCAACGAAACAGCTGTTCATGACCTCTCACATGCG GAAACAGTTAGTGTATTACGTAGTGCCACCAACCCTGTTACACTTCTTCTGTGTCGTCCAAGTGAAGAGGAACTTGATAATATTCGATTAAGG GCTGAAGAATCGGAATTAGAAGCTAAGCTATCAATGTCCCCTCGGCTGACAACCCCCTCCCCGAACCCACTTCTTACTACTAACAACACCAGCTTGTTTAGTTCATCACCATCCCCTACAAAAGACTTGGAAGATGATAGGTTTGACATACCAACACCTCCTTCAACGTCCCCACCACTCACACCAAATAAAGATGAACAAGAACTCGATAATGATAAT GACATCTTTGAAGTGAGTTTAGTGAAGCCATCAAGAGGCGGACTTGGCTTCACTGTGTCTGGAGGTGTTAAGACCGGTGGTTGCTACATCAAGGGTGTAGTGCAAGATCCTGCCAAAGCTGATGGACGTATGCAGAAAGGGGACAAAATACTAGAG gTAAACGGGCATGATATGACTACGATGAGCCATTTTGACGCTGTTTCATTTTTGCGAATGACCCCTAAAGAGGTCAACATCAAACTCTCACGACCTAAGGATTCAGTTGTCATCTCGGAACCTATCACCAATTCTCTATCGGACTCTGTATCCTTGCCAAGTGTCTTATCAAGTAACCTCCCTGTGATTACAATGGAACGCAATTCAGCTGGCCATTTAGGCTTGTccttaacccttgacctgaagggTCGTAGGCCAGGTGTTTTCGTAAGTGATCTTATTCCAGGATTACCTGCTGATGTTGAAGGCTCTATTCAGCCTGGTGATCAGGTTCACTACATTAATGGAAAGAGTTTGTCTGGCCTTGGTTTGCTTCAGGCTAGGAGAGAACTAGAGGCAGCAGCACCTGTGGCTAAGCTTCAACTAACAAG AAATAAAGAACCTGTTGTGGGAATAGCACCAGTATCTCCATTCGTGTCTGATGACGAAGAAAATGAGAAATATGGGAAATCTGATTCACTGAATGCAAGCAAGAATAGCACGTTTAATTCCACTggagaagaaaaaaagaaaccaGAAAAATCTATGAGTCTACTAAAACCAGGTGGAAGCCTGAGAGAGAGGAAGAAGAGTGAATCTGATATTGATGTCGGAGAACTCTCGTCAGATTCTGAGTGGGAG GATTTTTCTGATGATAATGACCAACTAAAAGATGTTGATGATCTGTTAGCTTCCATCGAAGCGAATCGAAAGGAATTCCAGTCCATTGACAACAAAGCAAAGAACACGGACACAAAGATGAAGGAGAACACATTGTCACcttcattattaatatcaccAGCAATGAAGACCAGTACACCAGCAGAGGGTGCAAGTTCAACTAAGACAACAGCTGTAACATCTCCAAATACATTTGATCAGTTAAAGAGTCCAATATCTCCAGCAGTGAAAACCAGTACACCACTAGAGGGTGCAAGTTCAACTAGGAAAACATCCGTAACATCCCCAAATTCCTTTGATCAGCTGAAGAGTCCAATTTCACAAGAGAGCATGGCAAACATCTCAACTGATGATGATAGACTCCAGTCTCCAGCCAATAATTGGTCTAGCATTGATGATAGACTCCTTTCACCAGCTAATAAACAGCTCAAGTTTAGTTTTTCGGAAAAG GATATTGCTAACCAGTCCGCAACCCAGCCCGCAGACGAGAATACGTGGGATAGCAGCGTGTCGCTGTCCCCGGACACGCCACCGTGGTCGCCATCAGCGAGATCACCTGCACTCTCGCCAACACCTCGCTCCTTGAGATCAACATCGCTAGCTGACACGGATATTAGCAAACTTGATAACACATCACAACAG GGTGGCATCCTCAGAATTGAGTTTGACAAGCCAGCGAGCGGTGGGCTTGGGTTTAGCTTGATTGGAGGAGAGAAAGGAGGCAAAACTAGTGTGTTTATAAAAACAATCACACCAGGTGGGGTGGCGGCGAATGATGGAAGACTACGAATTGGAGATAAATTATTGCAG GTAAATGGTCAGAGCCTGGTGGGAATGACCCATAATAAAGCCATCAGCTTACTACGACGTGCTAAAGGCACGGTCAAGCTGTCCGTCGTTAGACCATCATCTCGCCCTGTTAGTCATATGGAGGAGAATGGTGCTGATGAACAAGAAACCCATCCAGACATCCTCAGTGATATATCCTTTGGAAAAGATGAAGTAACTGAGCCCGGAGCGTCCGAAGTCACAGGGTCAGTCATGGAGACGCAAAGTGCGTTGTCATCTCAGGGTAATGACCCTATCGAAACAGGAA GTCATAATACAGATAGTGACCTGGATTCAGTTCCTGATTTACCAGAAGAAAACGGCGTAATAAGCAAAGCTAGAATACCAAAG GTTTTAAGACAATTTTCAGACACTGACAATTCCGAATCATGGAATAGTGATACAGAACTACCGCTAGAAAACAACAACCATACGCCAAGAGAAACGCCTTCTATCAAGATCATGGGAGTCATCACTGATACGGAGCTACAAAGGATGTCCCTGGTGAAACCACCAAACGGTGGCGTGTATTCTGGTCGATCTTTACGCATGCTGCAAAATGCAATTCATAAAGCTATTGATAAAGAAGATCCAGCTGAAGAATACAAG CAATTAAGACAATTAAAACCAGTGGACAACTGTGATGTTGCTAAGAAACCATTCAACAAAGATAAGAATCGATATAGAAATGTTTTACCAT ATGACAAGACACGAGTGGTACTACAGGAAGTTGAGGGATCCGATTACATTAACGCAAGTCACATAAAGATGAAAGTTGGCGAGACAGGCCAGTTAAACTACATAGCTTGCCAAGGGCCACTACCTAATGGTCTCGTTGACTTCTGGCAAATGATCTGGGAACAAAAAGTATCCATCATTGCCATGGTTACAATGGACGTTGAAAATGGAAAG GTAAAATGCCATCGCTACTGGCCTAGTTCGACAGATTCGCCCGTCGTAGTCGCTGACCGATTTGAGATTCGATTAGACAGTTTACAGACTCTTGAGAACTTTGACATTCGTAGGATGACTATTTCAAATTTaaag ACAAGTGAATTCAAACAAGTTTCTCACTTAAACTTGACAACATGGCCTGATCATGGGGTACCTGCTACCTCAATACACCTGCTACGCTACATTAAATATATGCGCAAAATACACCAAATGGGACCAATTGTTGTTCACTGCAGCGCTGGGATTGGTCGGACAGGGACACTTATCACCATAGATACCATGATGAATCTTATTGACAGGAACGAGAAG